A section of the Triticum dicoccoides isolate Atlit2015 ecotype Zavitan chromosome 7A, WEW_v2.0, whole genome shotgun sequence genome encodes:
- the LOC119334733 gene encoding uncharacterized protein LOC119334733 — protein MSDRRKATLLEELPEEIIDKILKGLPPKDVGRCRAVSMLWRSITSIPEFMLEHHRRQPSLPIIDGLGRPASFVLFRGAGANASNQQLWPFIPGLKHHRLKPSLSVTCDGFLILIQQKKFYIYNPVLRKRALLPYPQAGENECSNITGFYRHQLTGEYRLLWTTFRPLSVVKYSLYILTVGSDMPRQVRVRMPTVLSPSAEHKILGALSYSNYCPPPVHHGGSLHWCPFPFCGVADITGGSGDIVVFDTEAESFQWMRTPDQVYPNRKLFDMNGTLGFCGSSIKAGGLSFTALDIWVMQDYKAEIWDFKYRIDLPTVEASRQLYLTSPKGKKKTPLHSAVQWFNDMAVLNEREPLIMFNGKHVLRCDTDGKVLGLVNIGKSQYGMSLTPHRFQESIIPIPSFP, from the coding sequence ATGTCGGACAGGAGAAAAGCGACCCTGCTCGAGGAACTGCCTGAGGAAATCATTGACAAGATACTCAAGGGATTGCCGCCAAAAGACGTCGGCCGCTGCCGCGCTGTTAGTATGTTGTGGCGCAGTATCACCTCCATACCTGAATTTATGCTCGAACACCACCGGCGCCAGCCATCGCTCCCCATCATCGACGGGCTTGGGCGGCCTGCCAGTTTCGTCCTCTTCCGAGGCGCTGGCGCCAACGCCTCCAATCAACAGCTCTGGCCCTTCATCCCGGGTCTCAAACACCACCGTTTAAAGCCTTCGCTCTCAGTCACCTGTGATGGCTTCCTCATCCTCATACAACAAAAGAAATTCTACATCTACAACCCGGTCTTGCGCAAGCGTGCTCTCCTACCGTACCCTCAAGCTGGGGAAAACGAGTGCAGCAACATAACCGGTTTCTACCGGCACCAGCTAACTGGAGAATACAGGTTGCTCTGGACCACATTCCGTCCTCTCTCAGTGGTTAAATACAGCTTATACATTCTCACAGTGGGATCAGATATGCCGAGGCAAGTCAGAGTAAGAATGCCAACAGTCTTGTCACCTTCCGCAGAACATAAGATACTGGGGGCACTGTCCTATTCGAACTATTGTCCACCACCAGTCCACCATGGTGGCAGCCTGCACTGGTGTCCTTTTCCCTTTTGTGGTGTTGCCGACATTACTGGAGGCAGCGGAGACATTGTTGTGTTCGACACAGAAGCAGAGTCATTCCAATGGATGCGCACTCCTGACCAGGTGTACCCTAATAGGAAGTTGTTCGACATGAATGGGACGCTTGGTTTCTGTGGCAGCTCAATCAAGGCAGGAGGTTTGAGTTTCACCGCTTTGGATATTTGGGTGATGCAGGATTACAAGGCCGAAATCTGGGATTTCAAGTACCGGATTGATCTGCCAACGGTTGAGGCATCACGGCAACTTTATTTGACTTCTCCCAAAGggaaaaagaaaacaccacttcactCAGCAGTGCAATGGTTCAATGATATGGCTGTGCTTAACGAGCGTGAGCCGCTGATCATGTTTAATGGTAAACATGTGTTGCGCTGCGACACTGATGGCAAGGTCTTAGGTTTGGtgaacattggaaagagtcaatacGGTATGTCGCTTACTCCCCACCGCTTCCAAGAGAGCATTATTCCAATTCCATCCTTCCCATGA